A single genomic interval of Aedes aegypti strain LVP_AGWG chromosome 1, AaegL5.0 Primary Assembly, whole genome shotgun sequence harbors:
- the LOC5564041 gene encoding probable glucosamine 6-phosphate N-acetyltransferase: protein MGASHPEQELSLYDRSLLLDLDFSRSPAKFSPPISAANPGEPWMKVRPLQSGDFHRGFLQILSQLTSVGDVSLAQYLNRFAQMRASGDYYVTVIVDSRYDKIIGSATLVLEHKFIHGCSVRGRLEDVVVDDTYRGKQLGKLIVVTVSLLAQRLGCYKMSLDCKDKLIPFYKSIGYVLEPGNSNTMNIRYEQSNSISANRTAANEPPEIIDPS, encoded by the exons CAAGAACTGTCGCTTTACGACCGGTCGTTACTGCTGGACTTGGACTTTTCGCGGTCACCTGCGAAGTTTAGTCCGCCGATTTCGGCCGCTAATCCCGGTGAACCATGGATGAAGGTGCGGCCATTGCAGAGCGGAGACTTCCACCGCGGTTTCCTGCAGATCTTGTCCCAGCTAACCTCAGTAGGCGATGTGTCGTTGGCGCAATATCTGA ATCGATTTGCTCAAATGCGTGCAAGTGGAGATTATTACGTGACGGTAATAGTGGATAGTCGTTACGATAAAATCATCGGTAGCGCCACGCTGGTATTGGAGCACAAATTCATTCATGGATGTTCTGTTCGTGGCCGGCTCGAAGATGTCGTCGTGGATGACACATACCGTGGAAAACAGCTAGGAAAACT CATCGTGGTTACGGTCTCACTGCTTGCCCAACGTCTCGGATGCTACAAGATGTCTCTGGATTGCAAAGATAAGCTGATCCCGTTCTACAAATCCATTGGATACGTACTGGAACCAGGCAATTCCAACACGATGAACATTCGCTACGAACAAAGCAATTCAATTTCCGCCAATCGCACAGCTGCAAACGAACCACCGGAAATCATCGATCCATCCTGA